One Keratinibaculum paraultunense genomic window carries:
- a CDS encoding YjiH family protein — protein MGNPYEEKNFSVTDYLKFILPSLIGIVLLMFPFKYEGETTIVVALLAGKLTELLKPVLPTIVLLVIAFSSIMTLIYKLFKPNFIENNEYLKSTFSVSNFWLGTRIVGLILAILVYLEIGPEWIWSGDTGGLILHDLILGLFSIFLFAGFLLPFLTDFGLLEFVGALLTPIMRPVFKLPGRSSIDCIASFVGDGTIGVALTNKQYEEGYYTTREAAVIATTFSVVSITFCLVVLEAVDLTHLFGPYYLTVLISGIIAAIIMPRIPPLSKKEDTYYTGKKMDIGEDIPEGLTSFQWGTYLAVKRAEESSNIKEFIINGFQTVLDMWLGVLPVIMAFGTIALIIAESTPIFDWLGMPFIPILKLFKIPYAVEASRTMVVGFADMFLPSVIGSAIPSEMTRFVVATVSVTQLVYLSEVGAVILGSRIPVSLGELFIIFIERTLITLPIISIAAHILF, from the coding sequence ATGGGTAATCCATATGAAGAAAAGAATTTTTCAGTTACTGATTATTTAAAGTTTATTCTACCTTCGCTTATTGGAATTGTTTTATTAATGTTTCCCTTTAAATATGAAGGAGAAACAACCATCGTAGTTGCTTTGTTAGCTGGAAAGCTAACAGAATTATTAAAACCTGTCTTACCTACAATTGTTTTATTGGTTATAGCTTTTTCCAGTATTATGACTTTAATTTATAAACTATTCAAACCTAATTTTATAGAAAATAACGAATATTTGAAGTCCACATTTTCTGTATCTAATTTTTGGCTTGGAACTAGAATTGTTGGATTAATACTGGCTATTCTAGTATATTTAGAAATAGGTCCAGAATGGATTTGGTCTGGAGATACTGGTGGATTAATACTTCATGATTTAATATTAGGATTATTTTCTATTTTCCTATTTGCAGGATTTTTATTACCTTTCTTAACAGATTTTGGACTATTAGAATTTGTAGGAGCATTACTTACTCCTATAATGAGACCAGTATTTAAGTTACCAGGTCGCTCATCCATTGATTGTATTGCATCCTTTGTAGGAGACGGCACTATTGGTGTAGCATTGACTAATAAACAGTATGAAGAAGGATATTATACTACAAGGGAAGCTGCTGTTATAGCTACTACTTTTTCAGTTGTATCTATTACATTTTGCTTAGTAGTTTTAGAAGCAGTTGATCTAACTCATCTATTTGGTCCTTATTATTTGACAGTACTTATTTCTGGAATAATTGCAGCTATTATAATGCCTAGGATTCCACCTTTGTCTAAAAAAGAAGATACGTACTATACTGGTAAAAAGATGGATATAGGAGAAGATATTCCAGAAGGACTTACAAGTTTTCAATGGGGTACTTATTTAGCAGTAAAAAGAGCAGAAGAAAGCAGTAATATAAAAGAATTTATTATTAATGGCTTTCAGACCGTTTTAGATATGTGGCTAGGAGTATTACCTGTAATAATGGCTTTTGGTACTATAGCTCTTATTATTGCAGAATCTACTCCAATATTTGATTGGTTAGGGATGCCCTTTATTCCAATTTTAAAATTATTTAAAATCCCTTATGCAGTTGAAGCTTCTAGAACTATGGTAGTAGGATTTGCAGATATGTTTTTACCTTCAGTTATAGGATCTGCTATTCCTAGTGAAATGACACGATTTGTAGTAGCTACAGTTTCCGTAACTCAATTAGTTTATTTATCTGAAGTAGGAGCTGTTATATTAGGTTCTAGAATTCCTGTATCCTTAGGAGAATTATTCATAATATTTATTGAAAGGACTTTAATAACATTACCTATAATATCTATAGCTGCTCATATACTATTTTAA
- a CDS encoding S-layer homology domain-containing protein → MNKKNILNMAIMSFIIILFNSTFSFAMVSDIESHWAKKEIAYLIERGDVQGYNDGTFKPNKNITRAEFFKMTNNVYGFKEVSEVSFKDVKKDDWYFEEVGKAIAAGYIGGYEDGTIRPNKPITREEAAKIIVIASELKEKIEDIDLNFVDSHEIGSWAKNYVKTMKSQGYMKGYEDGTFRPKRQITRGETAKIFADIIKNANDNQTGDLDINDTLEIANEEDMIKPVEPIKIISKHEEFIKLANELPNPNDIKEIVATDKIKVENLRKLYNSLTQEDIEKISKNIIHKFEEVEAKIESLKTPIKLKSQVSMEQAQVWAIRKGAHKRFIDIAPYYWEYGRLTGINPEILYAQAAKETNFGRYTGQVKPEMNNWAGIKIADSIGDNTYDHEIFSTPEDGVRAHFNHIGLYCGIDPIGDPHSRWYKTKTASWAGNIQYVEDLGERWAPHPDYGISIMRDYVSNIYKTSFSSIEDLNIALEFSQKFDELEEYDESIIDEVIKQYNFLTENQKALIPYNINEKIDEINKVNISKK, encoded by the coding sequence ATGAATAAGAAAAACATATTAAATATGGCGATTATGTCATTTATAATTATTTTATTCAATAGTACTTTTTCTTTTGCAATGGTTTCTGATATAGAAAGTCATTGGGCTAAAAAAGAAATTGCTTATTTAATTGAAAGAGGTGATGTACAAGGTTATAATGATGGTACTTTTAAACCTAATAAAAATATAACTAGAGCTGAATTTTTTAAAATGACAAATAATGTGTATGGATTTAAAGAAGTTAGCGAAGTATCTTTTAAAGATGTAAAAAAAGATGATTGGTATTTTGAAGAGGTAGGAAAGGCTATAGCTGCAGGATATATTGGCGGCTATGAAGACGGTACTATAAGACCTAATAAGCCGATAACTAGGGAAGAAGCAGCAAAAATTATAGTTATAGCTTCTGAGCTTAAAGAAAAAATAGAAGATATAGATTTAAATTTTGTAGATAGTCATGAAATAGGAAGTTGGGCTAAGAATTATGTGAAAACAATGAAATCTCAAGGATATATGAAAGGCTATGAAGATGGAACTTTTAGACCTAAGAGGCAAATAACTAGAGGAGAAACTGCTAAAATATTTGCAGATATCATAAAAAATGCGAATGACAATCAAACAGGAGATTTAGATATTAATGATACTTTAGAAATTGCAAATGAAGAAGATATGATTAAACCTGTAGAACCAATAAAAATAATTTCTAAACATGAAGAATTTATAAAATTAGCAAATGAATTGCCTAATCCTAATGATATAAAAGAGATAGTAGCTACAGATAAAATAAAAGTAGAAAATTTACGTAAATTATATAATAGTTTAACTCAAGAGGATATAGAAAAAATATCAAAAAATATAATACATAAATTTGAAGAAGTAGAGGCTAAAATCGAGTCGTTAAAGACTCCAATAAAATTGAAATCTCAAGTAAGTATGGAGCAAGCTCAAGTTTGGGCTATTAGAAAGGGTGCACATAAAAGATTTATAGATATAGCTCCATATTATTGGGAATATGGAAGACTTACAGGGATAAATCCGGAGATATTGTATGCACAAGCAGCAAAAGAGACTAATTTTGGAAGATATACAGGGCAAGTTAAGCCAGAGATGAATAATTGGGCTGGTATTAAAATAGCAGATTCTATAGGAGATAATACTTATGATCATGAAATATTTTCTACCCCAGAGGATGGTGTAAGAGCACATTTTAATCATATTGGATTATATTGTGGGATAGATCCTATAGGGGATCCTCATTCTAGATGGTATAAGACAAAAACTGCATCATGGGCAGGAAACATTCAATATGTAGAGGATTTAGGAGAACGTTGGGCACCACATCCAGACTATGGAATATCCATAATGAGAGATTATGTATCAAATATATATAAAACTTCTTTTTCTTCAATTGAGGATTTAAACATAGCATTGGAATTTAGTCAAAAATTTGACGAATTAGAAGAATATGATGAGAGCATTATAGATGAAGTAATAAAGCAATATAATTTTCTTACAGAAAATCAAAAAGCTTTAATACCTTACAATATTAATGAAAAAATAGATGAAATAAATAAAGTTAATATAAGTAAGAAATAA
- a CDS encoding D-serine ammonia-lyase translates to MNVTFTQKDKNSILEDIKSLKETVWINENYSKFKDVKKDLPLSYEDVLEAEKRLTRFQPFIKRAFPETKDGVIESPIMKIDNMKERMEKDFGKEIKGTLLLKRDDLLPIAGSIKARGGIYEVLKHAETLAINNNLLSIDDDYSVLAEDKFKEFFSNYTIQVGSTGNLGLSIGIISAKLGFKVKVHMSQDAKKWKKDLLRSKGVEVVEYTSDYSKAVEEGRKESENDPNSYFVDDENSKNLFLGYAVGGIRLKKQLDNMGIVVDKAHPLFVYLPCGVGGGPGGITYGLKLVYEDNVHCLFAEPTHSPAMLLGLITGLHDKVSVEDFGLDNKTDADGLAVGRPSSFVGKMMERLLMGIYTIDDSRLYKFLKALYEEEDIFLEPSALAGFLGPILFANEDNATHICWATGGSLVPEYVRKEYLKRV, encoded by the coding sequence ATGAATGTGACATTTACTCAAAAAGATAAAAATTCCATACTGGAAGATATAAAATCATTAAAAGAGACTGTATGGATAAATGAAAATTATAGTAAATTTAAAGATGTTAAAAAAGATTTGCCTTTATCCTATGAAGATGTATTAGAAGCAGAAAAAAGACTAACTAGATTTCAACCATTTATTAAAAGAGCTTTCCCTGAAACTAAAGATGGTGTTATTGAATCTCCTATAATGAAAATTGATAATATGAAAGAACGGATGGAAAAAGATTTTGGGAAAGAGATTAAAGGAACACTTCTATTAAAAAGGGATGATCTACTTCCTATAGCTGGTTCCATAAAAGCAAGAGGTGGAATATATGAAGTATTAAAACATGCAGAAACATTGGCTATAAATAATAATTTATTATCTATTGATGACGATTATTCTGTATTAGCAGAGGATAAATTTAAAGAATTTTTTTCTAACTATACGATACAAGTAGGTAGTACAGGCAATTTAGGGCTTAGTATTGGAATAATTAGTGCAAAGCTGGGCTTTAAAGTAAAAGTTCATATGTCTCAGGATGCAAAAAAGTGGAAAAAAGATCTTCTTAGAAGTAAAGGTGTTGAAGTGGTGGAATATACATCTGATTATTCAAAAGCAGTAGAAGAAGGAAGAAAAGAATCAGAAAATGATCCTAATAGCTATTTTGTAGATGATGAAAATTCCAAAAACTTGTTTTTAGGATATGCTGTGGGAGGAATAAGGTTAAAGAAACAATTAGATAATATGGGTATAGTGGTAGACAAAGCACATCCTTTATTTGTATATTTACCTTGTGGTGTAGGAGGAGGTCCTGGAGGGATAACTTACGGTTTAAAACTTGTATATGAAGATAATGTCCATTGTTTATTTGCGGAACCTACTCATTCTCCAGCTATGCTATTAGGGTTAATTACAGGATTACATGATAAGGTATCTGTAGAGGATTTTGGATTAGACAATAAGACTGATGCAGACGGATTAGCAGTAGGTCGCCCTTCTTCTTTTGTAGGGAAAATGATGGAAAGACTTTTGATGGGGATATATACTATAGATGATAGTAGATTATATAAATTTTTAAAAGCTTTATACGAAGAAGAAGATATATTTCTAGAACCGTCAGCATTAGCAGGATTTCTAGGACCTATATTATTTGCAAACGAAGATAATGCTACTCATATATGTTGGGCTACAGGAGGAAGTTTAGTTCCTGAATATGTAAGAAAAGAATATTTAAAGAGAGTATAA
- the iadA gene encoding beta-aspartyl-peptidase: MLTLIKGGEVYAPSYMGKKDILLVGNKIGYIKDEICVPKDFVDINIIDAKDKYVVPGFIDSHVHICGGGGEGGFKTRTPEIQLTDITLGGVTTVIGVLGTDGTTRTMSNLIAKARGLEEEGITTYVYTGSYQVPIRTITGSIQDDIILIDKIIGVGEVALSDHRSSQPTVEDIMKIAAEARVGGILSDKAGVINIHMGDGERQLDFLEEIVETTEIPITQFLPTHMGRNTKLFIKSIEYAKKGGFIDFTTSSSSEEKKSRDTKPSRALKILLEEGVSPKNITFSSDGQGSLPKFDNERNFIGLGVGKVTSLYEEVRDAILDEGVSMDKALMTITSNPANILKLYRKGYIKEGMDSDVVLIDKDTLEIDTVIAMGRVMILEGEIIVKGTFE, from the coding sequence ATGCTAACATTGATAAAAGGTGGAGAAGTTTATGCACCAAGTTATATGGGCAAGAAGGATATATTATTAGTTGGGAATAAGATTGGATATATAAAGGATGAAATATGTGTTCCAAAGGATTTTGTAGATATAAATATTATAGATGCTAAAGACAAATATGTGGTTCCAGGATTTATAGATTCTCATGTTCATATATGCGGTGGTGGTGGAGAAGGAGGTTTTAAAACTAGGACTCCAGAAATACAATTAACTGATATTACTCTTGGAGGAGTTACTACGGTGATAGGGGTTTTAGGTACAGATGGAACTACTAGAACTATGAGTAATTTAATAGCTAAAGCTAGAGGACTTGAAGAAGAAGGTATTACTACATATGTATATACTGGTTCTTATCAAGTACCTATAAGAACTATTACAGGGAGTATACAGGATGATATTATATTGATAGATAAAATAATTGGTGTAGGAGAAGTAGCTCTTTCTGATCATCGTTCTAGTCAACCAACGGTAGAGGATATAATGAAAATAGCAGCAGAAGCTAGAGTTGGCGGAATATTATCAGATAAGGCAGGAGTAATTAATATTCATATGGGAGATGGGGAAAGGCAATTGGATTTTTTAGAGGAAATAGTTGAAACTACTGAGATACCTATAACTCAATTTTTACCAACTCATATGGGTAGAAATACTAAATTATTTATAAAATCTATTGAATATGCTAAAAAAGGAGGATTTATTGATTTTACTACAAGCTCAAGTAGTGAAGAGAAAAAATCAAGGGATACAAAACCTAGCAGAGCTTTAAAGATATTGTTAGAGGAGGGAGTATCCCCTAAAAACATAACTTTTTCATCAGATGGGCAGGGAAGTTTGCCTAAATTTGATAATGAAAGAAATTTTATAGGTTTAGGCGTAGGAAAGGTAACCTCTTTGTATGAAGAGGTAAGAGATGCTATACTTGATGAAGGGGTTTCTATGGACAAGGCTTTAATGACTATAACCTCTAATCCTGCTAATATATTAAAACTTTATAGGAAAGGGTATATAAAGGAAGGCATGGATAGTGATGTAGTACTTATTGATAAAGATACATTGGAAATAGATACTGTCATAGCTATGGGAAGAGTCATGATATTAGAGGGAGAAATTATAGTTAAAGGTACTTTTGAGTAA
- a CDS encoding MATE family efflux transporter — protein sequence MNREVKLTEGSISRSMIKLALPIIANSFVQMAYNFMDMIWLGRVGTKAVAAAGTAGFFTWIGAAILLIPKVGAEVGVAQSYGKNDMKKVKNYISNTLQLSIILALVYSLFLIYFRENLIGFFGLDDVEVVQMAIDYLAIVAIGMVFFFINPVFAGIFNGFGNSLTPFIINSIGLGLNIVLDPIMIFGLGPFPEMGIKGAALATIISQFIATIIFVKVCKDKPNIFSNLKMFSIPDVQFVKRIFKLGLPVSLQEFFFSIIALLIAKILAKWGPTPIAVQNVGSQIEAISWMTAGGFSTALSAFVGQNYGAKKIGRVKEGYKKTMIMVGVVGIFATCLLIFGATPIFSLFIPEDAEAIKEGTIYLRILGVSQFFMCIEIATAGAFYGLGKSIPPAIVGILCNLFRIPCSLILSNYTSLGLKGIWWSISISSILKGVILTIWFVIVVKRDPELNDS from the coding sequence ATGAATAGAGAAGTTAAACTTACAGAAGGTAGTATATCAAGATCTATGATAAAATTAGCTTTACCAATTATAGCTAATTCATTTGTTCAAATGGCTTACAATTTTATGGATATGATTTGGTTAGGAAGAGTAGGAACTAAAGCTGTTGCAGCAGCTGGTACAGCAGGATTTTTCACATGGATTGGAGCTGCTATTTTATTAATTCCGAAAGTAGGGGCAGAAGTAGGGGTTGCTCAATCTTATGGGAAAAATGATATGAAAAAGGTGAAAAACTATATATCTAATACATTACAGCTAAGTATAATATTAGCTTTAGTTTATTCCCTATTTCTTATATATTTTAGGGAAAACCTTATAGGATTTTTTGGTTTGGATGATGTAGAAGTTGTACAGATGGCTATAGATTATCTAGCAATTGTTGCTATTGGAATGGTGTTTTTCTTCATAAATCCAGTTTTTGCAGGAATATTTAATGGTTTTGGCAATAGTTTAACGCCTTTTATAATAAATTCCATTGGATTAGGTTTAAACATAGTTCTAGATCCTATAATGATATTTGGATTAGGACCTTTTCCTGAAATGGGAATTAAAGGTGCAGCATTAGCCACTATAATATCCCAATTTATAGCTACAATAATATTTGTGAAAGTATGTAAAGATAAACCAAATATATTTTCTAATTTAAAAATGTTTAGTATACCTGATGTTCAATTTGTTAAAAGAATTTTTAAATTGGGATTACCTGTGTCTTTACAAGAATTTTTCTTTTCTATTATAGCTTTATTAATAGCTAAGATATTAGCTAAATGGGGTCCAACTCCTATAGCAGTACAGAATGTAGGTTCTCAAATAGAAGCTATATCTTGGATGACGGCAGGGGGATTTTCAACAGCCTTAAGTGCCTTTGTAGGACAAAATTATGGAGCAAAAAAAATAGGCAGAGTAAAAGAAGGCTATAAAAAAACTATGATTATGGTAGGAGTAGTAGGAATATTTGCTACTTGTTTACTTATATTTGGTGCAACACCAATATTTAGCTTATTTATACCTGAAGATGCAGAAGCCATAAAAGAGGGAACTATATATTTGAGGATTTTAGGAGTTTCTCAATTCTTTATGTGTATAGAAATAGCAACAGCAGGAGCATTTTATGGATTAGGGAAAAGCATACCTCCTGCTATTGTAGGAATTCTATGTAATCTATTTCGGATTCCTTGTTCTTTAATTTTATCCAACTATACATCGTTGGGATTAAAGGGTATATGGTGGAGTATTAGTATAAGTAGTATTCTTAAAGGCGTAATACTTACTATATGGTTTGTAATTGTGGTTAAAAGGGATCCAGAATTAAATGATTCATAA
- a CDS encoding amidohydrolase has product MGKEYLKEKVCNYIDEKQKEIIHIGETIFDNPELGFKEIKTAQLIKKTFMRMNIAYEDNIAITGIKATVKGKKQGPKVAIIGELDAVKTPEHPRADKLTGAAHSCGHNAQLASMIGAAYGLVSTNIIDELAGQVCFIAAPAEEFVELEYRKKLKEEGKIQFFSGKQELIRIGVFDDIDIAMMVHSHANTKERKVFLNGSSTGFIAKEIRYIGKAAHAGGNPYDGVNALNAAIVAITAINAQRETFRDEDGIRVHPIITKGGDLVNVVPSDVRLETYVRGKNSSSILKANGKVDRSFKAGAYAIGAKVKILDIPGYLPLFQDTNLSNIFEQNVSNLVEYENIIKGVDMIGSTDIGDLSHIIPVIQPTMGGYEGSAHGADFKIYDPYMAYIIPAKAMAMTVIDLLYEDGKIGKDIIKNFKPKLTKQEYLRLLNNIGV; this is encoded by the coding sequence ATGGGAAAGGAATATTTAAAGGAAAAGGTCTGTAATTATATTGATGAAAAACAAAAAGAAATAATTCATATTGGGGAAACTATATTTGATAATCCAGAACTAGGCTTTAAAGAAATAAAAACAGCACAATTAATAAAAAAGACTTTTATGAGAATGAATATTGCATATGAGGATAATATTGCAATAACTGGTATAAAAGCAACAGTAAAAGGGAAGAAGCAAGGTCCCAAAGTAGCAATTATTGGAGAACTAGATGCAGTGAAGACTCCTGAACATCCAAGGGCAGATAAACTTACAGGTGCAGCTCATTCATGTGGACATAATGCCCAATTGGCTTCAATGATAGGGGCAGCATATGGTTTAGTATCAACTAATATTATAGACGAATTAGCAGGACAAGTTTGTTTTATAGCTGCACCCGCAGAAGAATTTGTTGAATTAGAATATAGAAAAAAACTAAAAGAAGAAGGGAAAATCCAATTTTTTAGCGGGAAACAAGAGTTAATAAGGATAGGAGTTTTTGATGATATTGATATAGCTATGATGGTTCATTCCCATGCAAATACAAAAGAAAGAAAAGTATTTTTAAATGGTAGTAGTACTGGATTTATTGCAAAAGAAATTAGATATATAGGGAAAGCAGCTCACGCAGGAGGTAATCCTTATGATGGAGTAAATGCACTAAATGCAGCTATAGTAGCAATTACTGCTATAAATGCACAAAGAGAAACTTTTCGAGATGAAGATGGAATTAGAGTCCATCCTATAATTACTAAAGGTGGAGATCTTGTAAATGTAGTTCCATCAGATGTTCGTTTAGAAACTTATGTTAGAGGGAAAAATTCTTCTTCTATCCTAAAAGCAAACGGAAAAGTTGATAGATCATTTAAAGCAGGGGCTTATGCTATTGGAGCAAAGGTAAAGATACTGGATATACCAGGATATTTGCCTTTATTTCAAGATACAAATCTTTCAAATATATTTGAGCAAAATGTATCTAATTTGGTTGAATACGAAAATATTATAAAAGGAGTAGATATGATAGGTTCTACAGATATTGGTGATCTTAGTCATATTATTCCTGTTATTCAACCTACTATGGGAGGATATGAGGGCTCTGCTCATGGTGCTGATTTTAAAATATATGATCCTTATATGGCTTATATAATTCCAGCAAAGGCAATGGCAATGACTGTTATTGATTTATTATATGAAGATGGGAAAATAGGGAAAGATATTATAAAAAATTTTAAACCAAAATTGACCAAACAAGAATATTTGAGATTATTAAATAATATAGGGGTGTAA
- a CDS encoding aspartate/glutamate racemase family protein: protein MILGILGGMGPLATCEFFKKIIELTPAEKDQDHLHIIIDNNTNIPDRTEYILGKGKDPRIELIRSAIRLESMGVDYIAIPCNTAHYFYDDIVKYTKVKILNMIYETVNFLKANNSGNKDYLLLATEGTYQAKIYDKAFNSSGLNILTPNDKDKKIIMKWIYGIKSSNFNVTLKEFESLINKYMTNKEIPIIVGCTELSFLFEKIKTSKQYFDPLTILAKCCIDLAIK from the coding sequence ATGATTTTAGGAATATTAGGCGGTATGGGACCTCTTGCTACTTGTGAATTCTTTAAAAAAATTATAGAATTAACTCCTGCAGAAAAAGATCAAGATCATTTACATATCATCATAGACAATAACACAAATATCCCTGACAGAACAGAATATATATTAGGAAAAGGAAAAGATCCAAGAATCGAATTAATAAGATCAGCTATAAGGCTAGAATCAATGGGTGTAGATTATATTGCAATACCATGCAATACAGCTCATTATTTTTATGATGATATAGTGAAATATACTAAAGTAAAAATATTAAATATGATATACGAAACAGTAAACTTTCTTAAAGCAAATAATTCAGGAAATAAAGATTATTTACTCCTGGCTACAGAAGGAACCTACCAAGCAAAAATATATGATAAAGCCTTTAATTCTTCTGGTTTAAATATATTAACTCCTAATGACAAAGATAAAAAGATCATCATGAAATGGATATATGGAATAAAATCTTCAAATTTTAATGTAACTTTAAAAGAATTTGAATCATTAATTAATAAGTATATGACAAATAAAGAAATACCAATAATTGTAGGATGTACAGAGTTATCATTTCTATTTGAAAAAATAAAAACGAGCAAACAATATTTTGATCCACTGACTATATTGGCAAAATGTTGTATTGACCTAGCAATAAAATAG
- a CDS encoding P1 family peptidase: MKNQKRVRDFGISIGNMKTGNYNSITDVPGVKVGHSTLDKENIKTGVTAIIPHERNMFKEKVIGACHVINGFGKSTGLIQIEELGNIETPIILTNTLSVGTAHEALVKYMLSVDKDIKSLNPIICECNDSYLNDIRGLHVKEHHVFEAIENASVEFKEGNVGAGTGMVCYGLKGGIGTSSRIVNIDDKNYTVGVLVLSNFGKINDLIINGNFVGEKIASKIKEKKTKNEGSIILIVATDIPLSSRQLKRIIKRVNPGIARTGGFIGHGSGEIAIGFSTANIFEHNPNENILNMKILDESKINVIFRATSEATEEAILNSLMCSNTTTGVDGNTIYSLLDIFDINSLTNC; this comes from the coding sequence ATGAAGAATCAAAAAAGAGTCAGAGATTTTGGAATATCCATTGGAAATATGAAAACGGGAAATTATAATTCAATTACTGACGTTCCTGGTGTTAAGGTAGGTCATTCCACTTTAGATAAAGAAAATATAAAAACAGGAGTCACTGCAATTATTCCTCACGAAAGAAATATGTTTAAAGAAAAAGTCATAGGAGCTTGTCATGTAATAAATGGATTTGGTAAAAGTACAGGACTTATTCAAATTGAAGAATTGGGAAATATAGAAACTCCTATTATTCTCACTAATACTCTGTCTGTGGGTACTGCACATGAAGCTTTGGTCAAATATATGCTTTCTGTTGATAAAGATATAAAATCTCTAAATCCTATAATATGTGAATGCAATGATAGTTACTTAAATGATATTAGAGGGCTCCATGTTAAAGAACATCATGTATTTGAAGCCATAGAAAATGCATCTGTAGAATTTAAAGAAGGAAATGTAGGAGCAGGTACTGGAATGGTTTGCTATGGATTAAAAGGGGGAATTGGTACTTCTTCCCGTATAGTGAATATAGATGATAAAAATTATACTGTAGGAGTATTAGTATTATCTAATTTTGGGAAAATAAATGATTTAATAATAAACGGAAACTTCGTAGGAGAAAAAATAGCATCTAAAATAAAAGAGAAAAAAACAAAAAATGAAGGCTCCATTATTCTAATAGTAGCTACAGACATTCCCCTCTCATCTAGACAATTAAAAAGAATTATAAAAAGGGTAAATCCAGGAATTGCTAGAACAGGTGGATTTATTGGTCATGGTAGTGGAGAAATAGCTATTGGTTTTTCCACAGCAAATATATTTGAACATAATCCCAATGAAAATATTTTAAATATGAAAATTTTAGATGAATCTAAAATAAATGTAATATTTAGAGCCACATCAGAAGCAACTGAAGAAGCCATACTAAACTCCTTAATGTGTTCCAATACTACTACTGGAGTAGATGGAAATACTATATACTCTTTATTGGATATTTTTGACATTAATTCTTTGACAAATTGCTAA
- a CDS encoding YitT family protein: MATKTNRKRNSIDKKEIVKKLFFIVLGNSLCSIAFNLFFIPSKLLSGGVGGLGILTQYLTGIPSGIVVFILNVPIFIIGAKMLDREFAMYGFISMFIFSSLLTLTRNIGNYFVIDDILLSAVFGGVFNGVGMGLMFRNRTCQGGFDIIAVILKDRYNINVGSALMACNTIIVSLSSLLFGYKPAMYTLISMYIGYKILDKVQTGFNVKKKIVIVSDKAEELAKAIIHKLNRGVTFLDGIGGYTKENKKVIYCIVTSRETAKLKSIMDEIDPMAFFTVSDVVEVRGSGFKNVGV, translated from the coding sequence ATGGCTACAAAAACTAATCGAAAACGGAACTCAATAGATAAAAAAGAAATAGTAAAGAAACTATTTTTTATAGTATTAGGGAATTCCCTATGTTCCATAGCTTTTAATTTATTTTTTATACCTAGCAAACTTTTAAGTGGAGGAGTAGGAGGGTTAGGTATATTAACTCAATACTTGACGGGAATTCCTTCTGGGATTGTAGTATTTATTTTAAATGTTCCTATATTTATTATAGGTGCAAAAATGTTAGATAGGGAATTTGCTATGTATGGCTTCATATCAATGTTTATATTTTCATCTTTATTAACACTAACTCGAAATATAGGGAATTATTTTGTAATAGATGATATATTATTGAGTGCAGTTTTTGGTGGAGTATTCAATGGTGTAGGTATGGGACTTATGTTTAGAAATAGGACTTGTCAAGGAGGATTTGATATAATAGCAGTTATTTTGAAGGACAGATATAATATAAATGTTGGCTCAGCATTGATGGCATGTAATACTATAATAGTTTCTCTTTCATCTTTATTATTTGGATATAAGCCAGCTATGTATACATTAATATCTATGTATATAGGTTATAAAATATTAGATAAGGTTCAAACTGGATTTAATGTAAAAAAGAAAATAGTAATAGTTTCTGACAAAGCAGAAGAATTAGCTAAAGCTATCATTCATAAATTAAACAGAGGGGTAACCTTTTTAGATGGTATAGGAGGCTATACAAAAGAGAACAAGAAGGTTATATATTGTATAGTTACTTCTAGAGAAACAGCTAAATTGAAAAGTATAATGGATGAAATAGATCCGATGGCTTTTTTTACAGTAAGTGATGTGGTAGAGGTAAGGGGAAGTGGTTTTAAAAATGTAGGAGTTTAA